From the genome of Leptotrichia sp. oral taxon 847:
GATTATGACGGTACTTCCTGTAATTCCTGCGGATTTAAGACCAATGGTACAGCTTGATGGGGGAAGATTTGCAACTTCTGACTTAAATGATTTGTACAGAAGAGTAATCAACAGAAATATAAGGCTTAAAAAATTGATGTCGATAAAAGCGCCTGAAATCGTTATAAAAAATGAAAAAAGAATGTTGCAGGAAGCAGTTGACGCCTTAATTGACAACGGTCGCCGTGGAAAACCAGTAGTTACTCAAAATAATAGGGAGTTAAAATCATTATCTGATATGTTAAAGGGAAAACAAGGTAGATTTAGACAAAACCTATTAGGAAAAAGGGTCGATTATTCGGGAAGATCGGTAATTGTTGTTGGACCAAGCCTAAAAATGAATCAATGTGGACTTCCTAAAAAAATGGCACTTGAGTTATATAAACCATTTTTAATGAGAGAATTAGTACAAAGGGAATTAGCTTCCAATGTAAAAATTGCAAAAAAAATGGTGGAAGAAGAGGATGAAAATGTATGGGAGTTAATCGAAGAAATTATTAAAAATCATCCTGTATTGTTAAATCGTGCGCCAACATTACATAGACTATCAATTCAAGCGTTTGAACCAATTTTAATAGAAGGGAAAGCGATAAGACTTCATCCTCTAGTATGTTCTGCGTTTAATGCCGATTTTGATGGGGATCAAATGGCAGTTCACTTAGTATTGTCTCAAGAAGCACAGATGGAAGCCAAAATACTTATGCTTGCAACGAATAACATCATCGCACCGTCAAGTGGTAAACCAATTGCCGTGCCTTCTCAAGATATGGTAATGGGATGCTATTACATGACAAAAGAAAAGAAAGGTGCTAAAGGCGAAGGAAGATTATTTTCTAACAGAAATCAATTAATAACAGCTTATCAAAGCGGAAAAGTGTCAGTTCACGCAATGGTAAAAGTTAGAGTTGAAGATGAATTACTTGAAACAACACCAGGAAGATTGATGTTTAATTTGATATTACCAAAAGAAGTTAGAAATTATGGAATTACCTTTGGTAAAAAAGAATTGGCAAACTTGATTGCTGTACTTTATAAAAAATACGGATTTGTGAAAACTTCAAGTTTACTAGATGATATTAAAGAATTTGGATATCATCATGGTACGCTTGCTGGAATTACAGTTGGAATTGAAGATTTGAAAATTCCTGAAACTAAAAAAGAAATACTAGAAAATGCTGAAAAAAGTGTGGCAGAAGTTGAAAAGCAATATAAAGCCGGGGAAATTATTAATGAAGAAAGATATAGAAAAACAGTAAGTATCTGGGCAGAAGCGACTGAAAAAGTGACAAAGGATATGATGGATAATCTAGACGAATTTAATCCAGTTTATATGATGGCAAATTCAGGAGCCAGAGGGTCAATTGCACAGATGCGTCAATTAGGTGGAATGCGTGGACTTATGGCAGATACGCAAGGTAGAATTATTGAAATGCCGATTAAAGCCAACTTTAGAGAGGGACTTAACATTCTGGAATTTTTTATGTCATCGCATGGAGCGAGAAAAGGACTTGCGGATACCGCATTAAGAACGGCGGATTCAGGATATTTGACAAGAAGACTGGTTGATATTTCGCACGAAGTTATTGTAAATCACGATGATTGTGGATGTGAACATGGAATTGTCGTATCGGATTTGATGGACGCTGGGGAAGTTATCGAAAAATTAAGTGAAAGAATTTACGGTAGAACGCTTGCAAAAGATTTGGTTCATAACGGAGAAGTTATCGCAACTAGAAATACTTTGATTAATGATGAATTGATTAAGAAAATCGAAGAATTGGAAATTCGTGAAGTGGAAATCAGAACACCTCTAACTTGTAAATTGGAAAAAGGTGTTTGTAGAAAGTGTTATGGACTTGATTTGTCCAATCATAAGGAAATTTTAAAAGGAGAAGCCGTTGGAGTAATTGCGGCTCAATCAATTGGAGAACCTGGTACACAGCTTACAATGCGTACTTTCCATACTGGAGGGGTTGCCACAGCAGCTTCAGTCCAATCTGACTATAAAGCGGATGTTTCTGGAAAAGTTAAGTTTAGAAATATTGAAACACTTGTAAATGAAGAAGGAAAAGAAATCGTTGTTTCACAAAATGGACGTCTGATAATTGGAAAACATAGATATGAAATTCAGTCTGGTTCAACTTTACATGTAAAAGATGGAGATACAGTTAAAAAAGGACAGGTGCTTGTGGAATTTGATCCTTATCAAACACCGATTATTACATCTGAAGAAGGTAAAGTGGAATTTAGAGATATTTATGTTAAAGAAAATATCGATGTTAAATATGGTGTTACTGAAAAAGTTGCAATTAAACCAGTCGAAAGTAATGATGTAAACCCTAGAATTATCATCTATACAGATGATGGCAGAAAAGTGGAATATGCAGTTCCATACGGTGCATATCTGATGGTAAATGAGGGAGATGTTGTTAAAAAAGGTCAAACTATAACAAAAATACTGAAAACAGGGGAAGGAAACAAGGATATTACTGGAGGTCTTCCACGTGTACAGGAATTGTTTGAGGCAAGAAATCCTAAAGGAAAAGCAATATTGTCAGAAGTATCTGGAAGAATTGTATTTTCGGATAAAAAGAAAAAAGGAATGCGTCTAATTCTTGTGGAAGATCCTGAAACAGGGGAATTAATTCAGGAATATACAGTTCCAGTTGGAGAACATCTAGTTGTAACAAATGAAATGTTAATTGAAAAAGGTGCAAAAATTACTGATGGACCGGTTTCACCTCATGATATTTTAAAAATTAAAGGGCTTGTGGAAGCACAGCAATTTATTTTGGAATCAGTACAACAGGTGTATCGTGAACAAGGGGTTACAGTAAACGATAAACACATTGAAATAATAGTTAAGCAGATGTTCCAAAAGGTAAAAATCAAAGAAGTCGGAGATTCACTGTTCTTAGAAGATGAATTAGTCGAAAAGAAAATTGTTGAAAGAGAAAATGAAAAATTAATTTCAGAAGGAAAAAATCCTGCAACTTACGAACCTGTAATACAAGGTATTACAAAAGCGGCAGTAAATACAGAAAGCTTCATTTCGGCAGCATCATTCCAAGAAACTACAAAAGTATTAGCGAATGCGGCAGTTGAAGGAAAAATTGATAGACTTGAAGGAATGAAAGAAAATGTCATAATCGGTAAGAGAGTACCAGGAGGAACAGGATTTAAAGATTATTTACATTTAGATGCCAAATTAAAATCTGATATTGTGAATGAAGAGGCAGAAAATCAAGAAGACATATTAGATGGCGAAACTCAAGACAAAATTTCTGTTGAAGAATAAGAAATTATGATTAAAGAATAAGGGAAATTTTAAATTTCCCTTATCTCATAATATAAAGTTAGTTTTTAATTTCAATGATTTAAAATGAATAAGGTGATTTTTATGAAAGGGAAATTGGTTGTTGTATCAGGACCATCTGGGTCAGGAAAATCAACAGTTACAAAACTAGTAAAAGATAGATTGAATATTCCACTTTCAATTTCTGCAACTACGAGAAAACCTAGAAATGGGGAAATTGACGGGAAAGATTATTATTTTTTGACAAAAGAAGAATTTCAAAAAAAAATAAAAAATGATGAGTTTTATGAATTTGCAAATGTCCATGGAAATTATTACGGGACACTAAAAAAAACAGTGGAAGAAAATTTGGAAAAAGGACTTAATGTCATTTTGGAAATTGATGTCCAAGGTGCATTAATTGTAAAAGAAAAGAAAAAAGACGCGGTTTTAGTTTTTTTTAAGACAGAAAATTTAGAAGTTTTGGAAAATAGACTTAGAAATAGAAAGACGGATAGCGAAGAAGTTATTGAGTTAAGGTTAAAAAATGCCAAAAAAGAACTTGAATACGAAAAAAAATATGATTATGTAATCGTAAATAAAAATATTGAAGAGTCGTGCAATGAGTTAATAAATATTATAAATTTATAAATATCGAAAGGAGAAAGTTTTTAAAAAAACTTTTTAAAATAATGAAAAAAGAAAAAATAACTATAGATGAATTATTGGAAAAAGTACCAAATAAATATGAATTGGCAATTGTTGCAGGAAAAATTGCAAAAGTTGAATTGAAAAAAGATAAAGCAAAATTTGAAGTAATGGATGAAGTTTTTTCAGATATCATGAATGATGAAGTTGAAATTATTTATAACGACAACAAAAAAATAGAAGATGAAGAAATTTAAAAAAATTTTTAATAAAGTATTGACTATTTAAAAAATCAAATTATACTTATAATGTAATATCTAAAAAATTATTAAAAGAGTTCCCTTAGATAAAAAATAAAAGGGAGTGAACAAAGTTATGTATGAAAAAAAGGAAATTCAAAAATTAATCGATAGTTTAGATATTGTGGAAGTGATTTCAGAATATGTAAATTTAAAAAAATCAGGTTCCGGATACAAAGGATTGTCTCCTTTTAAAGATGAAAGGACGCCATCTTTTTCAGTTGATCCTATAAAAAATATATTTTTTGATTTCAGTTCTGGAGTTGGCGGAAATGTAATAAAATTTTATCAGCTAATAAATGATGTGAGTTTTCCACAAGCAATGGAAGAATTGTCGCAAAAATATAATATTCCACTAAGAAAGTCAAATTTTGGAAATAATTACGAAGTTAGCCAGGATAAGTACAAAGAATATTATGAAATTTTAAACAGTGCCTATGAATTTTTTAAAAATGCTATAGAAGAAAATGATAAAGCGCTAAAATATATGAAAGAAAGAGGTTTTTTACCAGAAGATATTAAAAAATTTGAAATAGGATTTTCTTTAAATGAGAAAGATGAGCTGTTTAAATATTTGATAAAAAAAAATTTTTCTGAAGAAAAAATATTAGAATTAGGACTTGTAAAAAGAAACGAAACAGGAGCGGTATACGACACTTTTAGAAATAGAATTATGTTTCCAATTTATAATCCACAAAATAAAATAGTCGGTTTTGGTGGAAGAATTATTGAAAAGGATACGGATTTACCTAAATACTTAAATTCAGCTGATTCTGTTGTCTTTAAAAAAGGAAGGGAATTATTTGGTCTAAAAAATCGTGGGGAAGCGATTAAGAGAAAAGGCTTTGCAATGCTTATGGAAGGGTACTTGGATGTACTGACAGTAAAAAAATATGGATTTGAAACAGCAGTCGCAAGTCTTGGAACAGCTTTTACTGAAGAGCAGGCTAATTTACTAAAAAAATATACCAAAAATATTATAATTGCTTACGACAACGATGAAGCTGGGAAAAATGCCATAATAAGAGCGGGATACATTTTAAAAAAGTTGAACTTTGACATAAAGTGCCTTAGAATAACCGAAAATGTAAAAGATCCAGACGAATTTCTAAGAAAATACGGCAAGAGAAAATTTGTGGAAACTTTAAAAAAATCAGTTGATTTTTATGATTTTTTGTTTCAGGAATTTACAAAAACTTTGAATATAGATGAAATAGCTTCTAAAAGAATATTGGTTGAAAAATTTAAGCCGTTTTTTGAAACTTTTGAAAATGAACTTGATAAAGAACTATACATTCAAAAATTATCACACGAAATAGGAATTGAAGAAAAATATTTAAGGCAAGAATTTAAAAATAATAAAGATTTCAATAATAAAAATAAAAAAGGTAATAGTTATGGTACAAAAAGTAATTATGAAATAAAGGTACAGTATAAAAAAGATAAAAAAGATTTTTATGATGATTTGGAAGAACAGACAATAATGTATTGTATAAAGTATTTTGATTTAGAGAAAGAAAAAACTCAAATGCTTACAAAAAAAGATTTGACGAATAAATTTTACAGTGAATTATTTTCAAAATTAAAAGGGATAAATTTCGATGTGGCAAATGTTTCACAGATGAATAAGTTTGATCTTACTGAGGAGCAGAAAGAGAAAATATTTAGTTTGAAAATTTCTGCTGACAGAGAAATTGAAGATGAAGAAAGTTATTTTAAGGAGATATTTAAAAGTTGGCTGAGAAGGGATATAAAAAATATTCGAAAAAATATGACAAGAGAGGAAAAGTATAAACTAAAAAAAGAAGTTGAAATTGAGCTTTCAAAAGAATTTCATACATTGGAAGAATTAAAAAAAATATATAAGAAATTTGAAGAAATAAGGAGACCAGGATAATGTCTGAAAACAAAAATAAATTAAAAAACAGTCTCGCAAATTTTATAAAAGAAACAAGAAAGCAGAAAGTAGCCAGTTATGAAGAAATTAATTCCACTTTACCAGCGGATTATCCACCTGAAAAAATTGAACAGTTAATAAAAAAACTAACTGACGATGGTGTCCGAATAGTTAATACGCTAAAAGAAAAAAATGAGTTGCTAAAAGTTCCAAAAACTATGGAAGAAATAAAAAAAATGGAAGTTTCTGACTTTGAAGACGGAAATGATGAGTTTGTGGAGAACGAAATAGATGAAAATGAAGTGGACAAGTTACTACAGGCAGATTTAATTAAAATGGCTGAAAGTATGGATGTGGACGAACCAATTAAAATGTATTTACGTGAAATTGGACAAATACCACTTTTAAGTTATGAAGAAGAAATAGAGTATGCACAGAAAGTTTTAAATGGAGATGAAGAAGCGAAACAAAAATTAATAGAATCTAATTTGAGATTAGTGGTGAGCATAGCCAAAAAACATACTAATCGAGGTCTAAAAATGCTAGATTTAATTCAAGAGGGGAATATGGGACTTATGAAAGCTGTTGAAAAATTTGAGTATGAAAAAGGATTCAAATTTTCAACTTACGCGACTTGGTGGATAAGACAGGCAATAACAAGAGCGATTGCTGACCAAGGAAGAACAATAAGAATACCTGTTCATATGATAGAAACAATTAATAAAATAAAAAAAGAAAGTAGAATTATTTTGCAGGAAACTGGAAAAGAACCG
Proteins encoded in this window:
- the rpoC gene encoding DNA-directed RNA polymerase subunit beta'; translated protein: MSIRDFNSIQIKLASPEKILEWSYGEITKAETINYRTLKPEMEGLFCERIFGPSKDYECACGKYKRMRYKGMVCEKCGVEVTTSKVRRERMGHIKLATPIAHIWYSKGTPNKMSLLLGISTKELESVLYFSRYIVTDPGETGLEKGQILTDREYKLYESQFKNEFTAKMGAEGVLALLEEIDLKELEQKLENEMDTEHSSQKRKKVIKRLKIVRDLILSGNRPEWMIMTVLPVIPADLRPMVQLDGGRFATSDLNDLYRRVINRNIRLKKLMSIKAPEIVIKNEKRMLQEAVDALIDNGRRGKPVVTQNNRELKSLSDMLKGKQGRFRQNLLGKRVDYSGRSVIVVGPSLKMNQCGLPKKMALELYKPFLMRELVQRELASNVKIAKKMVEEEDENVWELIEEIIKNHPVLLNRAPTLHRLSIQAFEPILIEGKAIRLHPLVCSAFNADFDGDQMAVHLVLSQEAQMEAKILMLATNNIIAPSSGKPIAVPSQDMVMGCYYMTKEKKGAKGEGRLFSNRNQLITAYQSGKVSVHAMVKVRVEDELLETTPGRLMFNLILPKEVRNYGITFGKKELANLIAVLYKKYGFVKTSSLLDDIKEFGYHHGTLAGITVGIEDLKIPETKKEILENAEKSVAEVEKQYKAGEIINEERYRKTVSIWAEATEKVTKDMMDNLDEFNPVYMMANSGARGSIAQMRQLGGMRGLMADTQGRIIEMPIKANFREGLNILEFFMSSHGARKGLADTALRTADSGYLTRRLVDISHEVIVNHDDCGCEHGIVVSDLMDAGEVIEKLSERIYGRTLAKDLVHNGEVIATRNTLINDELIKKIEELEIREVEIRTPLTCKLEKGVCRKCYGLDLSNHKEILKGEAVGVIAAQSIGEPGTQLTMRTFHTGGVATAASVQSDYKADVSGKVKFRNIETLVNEEGKEIVVSQNGRLIIGKHRYEIQSGSTLHVKDGDTVKKGQVLVEFDPYQTPIITSEEGKVEFRDIYVKENIDVKYGVTEKVAIKPVESNDVNPRIIIYTDDGRKVEYAVPYGAYLMVNEGDVVKKGQTITKILKTGEGNKDITGGLPRVQELFEARNPKGKAILSEVSGRIVFSDKKKKGMRLILVEDPETGELIQEYTVPVGEHLVVTNEMLIEKGAKITDGPVSPHDILKIKGLVEAQQFILESVQQVYREQGVTVNDKHIEIIVKQMFQKVKIKEVGDSLFLEDELVEKKIVERENEKLISEGKNPATYEPVIQGITKAAVNTESFISAASFQETTKVLANAAVEGKIDRLEGMKENVIIGKRVPGGTGFKDYLHLDAKLKSDIVNEEAENQEDILDGETQDKISVEE
- the gmk gene encoding guanylate kinase, producing the protein MKGKLVVVSGPSGSGKSTVTKLVKDRLNIPLSISATTRKPRNGEIDGKDYYFLTKEEFQKKIKNDEFYEFANVHGNYYGTLKKTVEENLEKGLNVILEIDVQGALIVKEKKKDAVLVFFKTENLEVLENRLRNRKTDSEEVIELRLKNAKKELEYEKKYDYVIVNKNIEESCNELINIINL
- the rpoZ gene encoding DNA-directed RNA polymerase subunit omega — its product is MKKEKITIDELLEKVPNKYELAIVAGKIAKVELKKDKAKFEVMDEVFSDIMNDEVEIIYNDNKKIEDEEI
- the dnaG gene encoding DNA primase, with product MYEKKEIQKLIDSLDIVEVISEYVNLKKSGSGYKGLSPFKDERTPSFSVDPIKNIFFDFSSGVGGNVIKFYQLINDVSFPQAMEELSQKYNIPLRKSNFGNNYEVSQDKYKEYYEILNSAYEFFKNAIEENDKALKYMKERGFLPEDIKKFEIGFSLNEKDELFKYLIKKNFSEEKILELGLVKRNETGAVYDTFRNRIMFPIYNPQNKIVGFGGRIIEKDTDLPKYLNSADSVVFKKGRELFGLKNRGEAIKRKGFAMLMEGYLDVLTVKKYGFETAVASLGTAFTEEQANLLKKYTKNIIIAYDNDEAGKNAIIRAGYILKKLNFDIKCLRITENVKDPDEFLRKYGKRKFVETLKKSVDFYDFLFQEFTKTLNIDEIASKRILVEKFKPFFETFENELDKELYIQKLSHEIGIEEKYLRQEFKNNKDFNNKNKKGNSYGTKSNYEIKVQYKKDKKDFYDDLEEQTIMYCIKYFDLEKEKTQMLTKKDLTNKFYSELFSKLKGINFDVANVSQMNKFDLTEEQKEKIFSLKISADREIEDEESYFKEIFKSWLRRDIKNIRKNMTREEKYKLKKEVEIELSKEFHTLEELKKIYKKFEEIRRPG
- the rpoD gene encoding RNA polymerase sigma factor RpoD, producing MSENKNKLKNSLANFIKETRKQKVASYEEINSTLPADYPPEKIEQLIKKLTDDGVRIVNTLKEKNELLKVPKTMEEIKKMEVSDFEDGNDEFVENEIDENEVDKLLQADLIKMAESMDVDEPIKMYLREIGQIPLLSYEEEIEYAQKVLNGDEEAKQKLIESNLRLVVSIAKKHTNRGLKMLDLIQEGNMGLMKAVEKFEYEKGFKFSTYATWWIRQAITRAIADQGRTIRIPVHMIETINKIKKESRIILQETGKEPTAEELSKKLELPVEKVKNILEMNQDPISLETPVGSEEDSELGDFVEDDKFANPYDATTRVLLKEQLDDVLKTLNEREEMVLRYRYGLDDGSQKTLEEVGKIFNVTRERIRQIEVKALRKLRHPSRRKKLEDYRS